The following are encoded in a window of Gammaproteobacteria bacterium genomic DNA:
- a CDS encoding SDR family NAD(P)-dependent oxidoreductase, which produces MTNRPTAETEALRRALNALERMQARLQAVEHAVREPIAIVGLSCRFPGSEGPEAFADFLEKGGDAVCDAPTERAAPFAAVASDEIRRGGFFADIADFDAERFGLSDAEALAMDPHQRLLLELAWEALADAGLTKETLAGTRTGVYLALGAQNSDYAWWLLNDPQRLNGQVISGSFHSLMPGRLSYLLDLRGPSLVVDAACASALTAMHLACQALRRRECDTALVAAVNLVLSPLVSLAVQQSGLFSATGRCRSFDAGADGFVRGEGGGVLVLKRLSDVVAADDEPWAVIPGSAIGQDGHGNGLSAPHGPAQEAVLRQALAEAGIEPAAVGYVEAHATGTRLGDAIEAQALGAVYGVQRAHPLRIGAVKPNLGHLEAASGMAGLIKVILAMQRRRIPPTLHVERLNPDIDPIELQLELVTTPTPWPEDTAFAGVSAFGMSGASAHLIVAPLTPNPSPSKGEGSSIRSVRKSRPLSPPFQRRRFWPDDDRSGQLPPLEKAKIPPHPPLLKGGDDLLHQLDWRPAPIGELRRASGRLLLLGDEALARRLAPGLTQAGFTATIATTEQLSDDPEARLLYLVGGGPEPDLTTLREREAQMLGGLLRLVQSVAEQKTRQLRIVTEGGWDDGLTPAMALALGRTIALEHPELNCRRIDLDPRLADPAAVLAAELASEDHEEWVRHTPNGRLIPRLKLLTVKCSPFVARPDAVYLITGGMGGIGRQVAGWLIAHGARHLSLMGRTVRECPERAAWEAQGAQIRTVAADVANADALVKMLADLDAEGLPLAGVFHVAGVTADQLLFRQDWPGFAQALRAKAEGALVLHQATKDRPLDVFVLFSSITALCGLAGTGAYAAANAALDALARWRRRQDLPALSIQWGTWEGSGMTATAGEELAAQWQAHGLMPFSPTTGLAALEALLSAPEVSEAIAARADWSRLAHWAQEEGSGAELYAELVPATDATRHSPLATRHSLETLVRESVAEVLGLTVTDPALDRPFGELGLNSLAAITLRNRLSGRLGTPVPATLAFNHPSVAAIVRFLTARSITASPAPAANRARIERMTESEAESHLTSLLAELESKSRR; this is translated from the coding sequence GTGACGAACCGCCCGACTGCCGAAACTGAAGCCCTGCGTCGCGCGCTAAACGCTCTGGAGCGAATGCAGGCGCGTTTGCAAGCGGTTGAGCACGCCGTGCGCGAGCCGATTGCCATCGTCGGTTTGAGTTGCCGTTTTCCCGGTTCGGAAGGCCCCGAAGCGTTTGCCGATTTTCTGGAAAAGGGCGGGGATGCTGTATGCGACGCGCCAACGGAACGCGCTGCGCCTTTTGCCGCCGTTGCCTCGGATGAAATTCGACGAGGCGGGTTTTTTGCCGATATTGCCGATTTCGATGCCGAACGCTTCGGTTTGTCCGATGCCGAAGCACTGGCCATGGACCCTCATCAACGGCTGTTGCTGGAATTGGCTTGGGAAGCGCTGGCCGATGCCGGTCTGACCAAAGAGACGCTGGCGGGAACCCGTACCGGCGTCTATCTGGCCCTGGGCGCGCAAAATAGCGACTACGCCTGGTGGTTGCTGAACGATCCCCAACGGCTCAACGGGCAGGTCATTAGCGGCAGTTTCCACAGTTTGATGCCGGGGCGTCTCTCCTACTTGCTGGATCTGCGCGGACCGAGCCTGGTGGTGGACGCTGCCTGCGCATCCGCTTTAACCGCCATGCATCTCGCTTGCCAGGCGCTGCGCCGACGGGAATGCGACACCGCTTTGGTTGCGGCGGTTAATTTGGTGCTGTCGCCGCTGGTGTCGCTGGCCGTGCAACAAAGCGGATTGTTCTCCGCTACCGGTCGTTGCCGTTCCTTTGACGCTGGGGCCGATGGTTTCGTGCGCGGCGAAGGCGGCGGGGTTCTGGTGTTGAAACGACTTTCCGATGTGGTAGCGGCAGATGATGAACCGTGGGCCGTGATTCCGGGAAGCGCCATCGGTCAAGATGGACACGGCAATGGGTTAAGCGCTCCACACGGTCCCGCACAGGAAGCGGTGCTGCGTCAGGCGCTGGCGGAAGCCGGGATTGAACCGGCGGCGGTCGGCTATGTGGAAGCCCATGCGACTGGCACCCGCTTGGGTGATGCGATTGAAGCGCAGGCTTTAGGCGCAGTCTATGGCGTCCAGCGCGCCCATCCCTTGCGCATCGGCGCGGTTAAACCCAATCTCGGTCACCTGGAGGCAGCCTCGGGGATGGCTGGACTGATCAAAGTCATTCTGGCGATGCAGCGCCGCCGCATTCCGCCGACTTTGCATGTGGAACGGCTGAATCCGGATATCGATCCCATTGAATTGCAATTGGAACTGGTGACAACGCCAACGCCTTGGCCGGAAGATACTGCATTCGCCGGCGTCAGCGCCTTTGGCATGAGCGGGGCCAGCGCGCATCTGATTGTTGCCCCCCTCACCCCCAACCCCTCTCCCTCAAAGGGAGAGGGGAGTTCAATACGATCTGTGCGCAAATCGCGTCCTCTGTCACCGCCCTTTCAGCGCCGCCGCTTTTGGCCGGATGACGACCGAAGCGGCCAACTCCCCCCTTTGGAAAAGGCCAAAATCCCCCCCCACCCCCCTTTGTTAAAGGGGGGAGATGATTTACTTCATCAACTGGATTGGCGTCCTGCTCCAATAGGTGAGCTGCGCCGCGCCTCTGGACGCTTGCTGTTATTGGGTGATGAAGCATTGGCCCGCCGGCTGGCGCCAGGACTGACCCAGGCCGGATTCACCGCAACGATTGCTACAACAGAACAGCTATCGGACGATCCTGAAGCGCGGCTGCTTTATCTGGTGGGCGGTGGGCCAGAGCCAGACTTGACGACGTTGCGCGAGCGGGAAGCCCAGATGTTGGGTGGTTTGTTGCGCCTGGTTCAAAGCGTGGCGGAGCAGAAAACCCGACAGTTGCGAATCGTCACCGAAGGCGGCTGGGATGATGGACTGACCCCAGCTATGGCACTGGCGCTGGGCCGAACCATTGCGCTAGAGCATCCCGAATTGAATTGCCGGCGGATTGATCTCGATCCACGGCTGGCCGATCCAGCGGCGGTTCTCGCGGCAGAACTGGCGTCCGAGGATCACGAAGAATGGGTGCGTCATACGCCAAACGGGCGGCTAATCCCGCGTCTGAAACTCTTAACGGTCAAGTGCAGCCCGTTTGTAGCCCGGCCTGACGCCGTTTATCTGATCACCGGCGGCATGGGCGGCATTGGACGACAAGTGGCGGGATGGCTAATCGCGCATGGCGCACGGCATTTGTCGCTGATGGGCCGCACTGTTCGCGAATGCCCGGAACGCGCTGCCTGGGAAGCGCAAGGGGCGCAAATTAGAACCGTGGCGGCGGACGTGGCAAACGCCGATGCCCTGGTGAAGATGCTTGCTGATCTGGATGCCGAAGGTCTGCCGCTGGCCGGTGTATTCCATGTTGCCGGTGTGACTGCCGATCAATTGCTGTTCCGTCAGGACTGGCCGGGATTTGCTCAGGCGTTGCGCGCTAAGGCGGAAGGCGCGCTGGTATTGCATCAGGCGACTAAAGATCGACCGCTTGATGTTTTCGTCCTGTTTTCTTCTATTACCGCCCTATGCGGTTTGGCGGGAACCGGCGCTTATGCCGCAGCCAACGCTGCGCTGGACGCCTTGGCCCGCTGGCGACGGCGTCAGGATTTGCCTGCTTTGAGCATCCAGTGGGGCACTTGGGAAGGTTCCGGCATGACGGCAACGGCAGGTGAGGAATTGGCCGCTCAATGGCAAGCCCACGGTCTGATGCCTTTTTCTCCGACAACCGGCCTCGCTGCTTTGGAAGCGTTGCTGTCCGCGCCGGAAGTGAGCGAAGCCATAGCAGCGCGGGCTGACTGGTCCCGGTTGGCCCATTGGGCGCAAGAAGAAGGTTCCGGCGCGGAACTCTATGCGGAGCTGGTTCCAGCAACCGACGCCACTCGCCACTCGCCACTCGCCACTCGCCACTCACTGGAAACCCTGGTGCGTGAGTCTGTAGCCGAGGTGTTGGGCCTGACTGTGACGGACCCGGCACTGGATCGGCCTTTTGGCGAACTGGGCCTGAACTCGCTGGCGGCGATTACCTTACGCAACCGATTGTCCGGGCGACTGGGCACCCCCGTTCCGGCCACGCTCGCCTTTAACCATCCCTCGGTGGCCGCCATCGTCCGCTTCCTCACTGCACGCTCGATCACGGCTTCTCCAGCGCCTGCCGCGAACCGCGCCCGGATCGAGCGCATGACCGAATCAGAGGCGGAAAGCCATTTAACTAGCCTGTTGGCCGAACTTGAGTCGAAATCTCGCCGATGA